The nucleotide window CTTGTCGACGAGCAGTAGGTGGAAGCGACTGCTGAGTGTTGCCAGCAACTCAAGTTGCTGGCCGTGCGGGCTTTGTAGCAGCTCGATAACGAGCTGACGTAGTTGCGCTAAATCGGTGCTCTGGCTCAGCCCACGCAATAGGCTGGGGAGCAGGGGGGCGTCGTCGCCGGTTTGTTGTAGGTAGTCTTTAAGTCGCTGCTCAATTAACTTGCTCAGCTGGCTGTCAATTGTTCTATTTTCAAAGCCCTGGCAGAGGGCGGCGAGTACGGGCAGTGGTAGCTGCGGGAGTGATTGCTCGAGGAGGCTGTGATGTTCTTGCAGGCGTGCTGCAATGTCGGCAAGCCCGGCGAGCTCCAAATGCTGCCAGTTGTCACCCTCGTTAGCGCCTAGGCTGTGTTGTAGGTAATCTAGGGCAGCGGCTTGATGAGCGCTAGGAGGCAGGCAGAGGTCTGCTCGTAGGATGGCGTGCAGCTGGCAGAGTCGCTCTTCAGGCGGAGTGAACACAAAAGGATTATCTGCCAGCAGGTCGACGGACTCGCCGTTCTGCTGCAGCTGCTCCATCTGCCGGCCGAGCCGGTGCAGGATGGCGCCGATGAAGAGGTCACGACTGCCGACGTCTAGCATCGAAAACTCGTCGAG belongs to Sinobacterium caligoides and includes:
- a CDS encoding DUF3549 family protein — translated: MNHDQQPPQTLHALLQRLGLQLTCYDFGRRIQQLPDAVWQSFEDLQRPYPQPYLRHACLAMVIQDGTVEMQSNPMLWFIRLPLDEFSMLDVGSRDLFIGAILHRLGRQMEQLQQNGESVDLLADNPFVFTPPEERLCQLHAILRADLCLPPSAHQAAALDYLQHSLGANEGDNWQHLELAGLADIAARLQEHHSLLEQSLPQLPLPVLAALCQGFENRTIDSQLSKLIEQRLKDYLQQTGDDAPLLPSLLRGLSQSTDLAQLRQLVIELLQSPHGQQLELLATLSSRFHLLLVDKLVCSLFLEQLAASPSASHAFSQLVAELLSLNTLKPTLIHCLLTEQRSPALASAADAFIAQATNNN